agcactataaagttgggcattgtgctcactgctacaagtagacaccgtcgtttatatgacagaaaaattgctgaaaaagacgttaaacccgaacacacacacacacacacacttccttTATAATATCGTAtcaattttgtgaaaaatgtataaaatgattaTAGTAAAAACTTGAATTATCTATTCATAGTATCTTTTACAACTTACAGTTCTTCATTTTACACCATACACCGTCATATGGAGAGAGAACAGAAAATGATAACAGTAAATCGCCGGGAACACAATGCCTGCACTGGAAGTAAGCTAGCTAAGATAACTGGCCTAGAACTTTGCGGTGAGCTAAGCTTCCCCAACGCATCACTGGTAGAAAATGCACCGTATTTCCCAATTACAGGACCGGTCAAAGCTGGAATTTCTCTCTACAAGCGTGACACAAGAATGACTGGATACAAACTCGAAGCAAGGTCAACACACGTAAGTTATTCTTTAATAACTAAGTTAAAGTTATTTATGCTGTATACTAGTATGTCGTTATTCCTGTGAaaaagtcattctttaaatagatagacagatagattctacttatatttgtttatttcaatttgaaatatgaatttcAGAATGCTGATGAAAACATTGTTCGTGTAGCTTTCACAACTCCAAACTCAAGAACCGATAGGAATTTCGCATTGGATCTTAATCTAAATAAAGTCCAAGGAGCTCTTGATGCAAGCTTCAGTTCACCTTGGAAGAAAGCAGACTTTAAAGGTTAGATatctattgtattatatttaattTCTCTTTcgtgaaaaccaacatatttgTCTGCCCACATACTTAACACACGTTTGCTAAATAATGAATATACTTGGTTCGAGCTTCGCAtcaggcgttgaattcttcatgtgtggaaggcATGCAGGTGGTtaacggaaggttggtggttctatctcggtgcctgctcgtgatgaaataatgcacggaggggttcctggggtcttcctttgaaatttaaagctggaaaatcgtcATGAAATTTCTAAGTGTGTCAGTGTGAAGTTAAACACAAGTATTGTTTATTATTTCCTTTAGGAACATTTATTAACGAGAAAACAAACAAGGGAATCAGCGGGAAAATGAACTGGGATGGATCTGTCCGCTTTGATGTCAAGGCAAACTTACAGTCGGAAAGATCAGGTCCAGGAATGTTGTATTCACCAACCATACAAATTTCTATTCCCGGAATGAACAAAGTTGGTCTCAGTGGAACAGTCAAATACGCAGCATGGAAGAACTTTGAAACAGATCTTTCTCTTACTGGAATCAAGTCAACCCCTATCTCTGTAAAAAGTAAGTAGTAATTATCCCTCATCTACACATACAGATGCTTATACTATCTTTGTAAAAAGCAAGTAGGAATTTTCTCTCATCTGGAAATAGAGACGCTCACTAATACAATCCGTCAATGGTCATTTAATCAAGTCAGATTCAAATGTGTATCAATAACTGAAGGTTGTTCTGTATAATTATGATCATTCTACATAACTTGATATCTTGTTCGTTTTGGTATTCCAAAAGTTATTTTCGCCATAGATAATACAATCAATAAAAGATTTTCTGTATggtttaatacaaaaaaatatgcatgaatGATTAGATTTTGAAAGGCAGCTTATACAGGATACTGAGGTTTTTCAAACTCAGGAGATTAAATAATCTGTTTGTTGATATTCATGTTTAGGGACAGTTTGTACTCAAATACTTAATGTACTTGTATTATTAGTTTGATCCTGAGCATAATAAAAACGTTAATATTTATTTCCGCTGTTCTAGGTTCTATTCAAAACAAAGCAAAGATAATGAGTGCAAGTGCCAGCCTGCAAGTGTCACCCAAACAAGTATATTCGGTAGATTCATCGGTACAGACGACTGAATACAAGAAAAAGATCGTATACAAGTCACAAATCTCCATCCGTTCTCCATCCCAAGAACTTTTAGCTTTTGCTGGAACGTATACAAATGTTTATGGAAAGAACATTGAACTAGATATTGTTGTGGACAAACTTGTTGAAAAACCGGTCATGCTTAAGAGTAAGTCATTATATTGTATCATCCTTTTATGACTAAGCTAAATGTTATATTTATCtatgatgttttcaaataaataaaggaGAGTGGTTTTCTAGTGATTGAAGCGTTGGCCGCTAAGCCCACGGGTATTGAGTTCGAGCCCTAATGGGGACACGACcgcgccttctcatatgacacctgtACTGGTTTTCTCCTGGACTATTCATCACAATCGagtaaaaacaattaatattaaCTAACAAATAAAATGACACCTTTAAATTGGTTCataatttattcaatttcatattttccaaaatctgtttaaaattaattttctatGTGTGTTTTAGCAAACCTTATTACCAAATCATTCCGACGGGGACGTTTGCAAAAGATAGTCAGAGTCGATTTCAGATCAAAAGTTATGGATATAAAAATGAAGAACAAATTCGACAATAGAAATGGCAAAACCTTCGCTACAGATACGGATTTGACTTACGTTATCCGTAGATATGCAAGAGATAACATAAAACTGGTCACTAAGGTTATCAATCAGAGCAGCAAATCCCTTATGAAGGCAAGGGCTTCTATGTAAGTTACTTTTCACATTTGTTTCTATCATTTTTGTTGACAGTATTTACAAAAATCCCTTTAAGCAGGTTTCGCACGTTCGATAAACCGGACGTAactgcgtaacgtcatttatccggaaagcGTAATATAAAGCCAGGACTCGCCCTACGAAATTGAGAATCATTTTATCaatgaatggcaaacagtgagCAATTTATTGCAACGATAAAGTTATTTttcctaaaattaaaatatgatcacattgaataattacaaaaaatatcattattagcTTGAACTGCGCGGATCACTTAAAGCATGGGCTAATATCTCAAAACCAAGCATACGGACCTACATAttgtatttcacaatattataaggcagtgaaaaataaactaaattgtgagaaaaatattttaaattctttgcgagttaaaaattgttcaaagaggTCTAGCAGATAATCGAGCAGACGGCCGTACCTTTTAATTTGCCAAATTTACTAggcatgttttgaaaattttgggtttaatcaaattcaacGTATCATTCTGTTTTCTGCAACAAAACTTGACGAAAATTACAAATCGATATAATAATTTTAATCTCGGGTTATATTTATACCGCCAAATAGTTTtcgaatatattttgttttgttacgcctttctcttaaaataaaattatctattacaaacttaaaatattctttacaGGAATTTAGCTTCCAAACGTAATCCGGCAGCAAATCTGAAACTAATCGGCAATTTAAATCACAACAAGAGACATTCTGAGATTGAAACTGACATAGCATATGGACCAGATTTTAAAGACGCTAATAAACAAGTCAGCTTTTCCATGTCTATGGACAGAGCAATCAAGAGTTTGTCACAGGCATCCGCTACCCTCAATGGAAAACTTCTTGTCGGATCGGTAATTTATCTTAATGACGtttagatttttatttgtttctaatgaattttgtTGACAGTTacatgaaacatttcatttaagaAGTAACTTGCCGTTTTGTGGAGTTATTTTGTTATGGAATATATGAGCATATTTAAAGACTATGAAGTCTGAACTCTTCCATActgattttaaatacaattatattttatacCCAAATAATTACTCAAACCAGGAAACAAAATATTGCTCAtgtatacaataataaaataatacattttgaatattttgactttTAGGGCTTTAGAATCATTACTAAACTGGACCACTCTCATGATCCTAAGTCACTGGACTCAAACGTGATGCTCCGTATTAACAAAGATGCCGTTACATCAAGTTTAAGTCTAAAAGATGCATCCACAGACCTTAAAAGTCTTTCCGGACAATTCGAGCTGGAACTCCCGGGAAAGAGCATTGTTGTTTCTCAAATCGTCAAAGAAAATGCCCCGAACGATTTCACAAGCACAATGAATGCAAAATATGGAAAGTCCAAGAATACCATTGTAACGTCATGGAAGAAGGTTGCACCATCAGCTCTCACCATTTCCTCTGACATTGATCTCAGTTCGGCTGATCCTATCAAAATAAATGCAGAATATACTTTTGGACCAGAACAGTATAAGTTTGGCGGTTCTTTCCAGAAGGCGACATCTAAATACAGTGCCGTTGTCACATCTCAAGTAGAAATAGGAAAGTCCATTCAGATTTCAACTGACCTTGAATGTCCATCTCGACATGTTATTGGAAATTTTGAAGGCTCAAAATCTAATAACAAATACATAAGCCGAGCCGATGTACGATGGAATGCTGACAGAGATGATACTCAGCGTATAACTATCAATGGTAATGGGCAAATGTCAAGTCTTGCTGATGTTGATGGATCCTTTACAGTCCAATATCCAGGCAGAACTGTTGCAGTGAACGTGAGAAATAGTATAGGCAAGAAATATGCAACACACGTAGACTTCCAGTGGGAGCCTAAAAAGATCATTTCATTTGACTCTACCTTTGGAGACTACAGCAAATCAGACAGTCGGGAAATAATAAGTACCATCAAACTTGGTACTCCTTTTATTACACTTAAATCTCTTGATATAACTTTGGACCATCAAATCAATTCTGGCATGTATCAGACAAAATTAGATGCGCAGTGGAATCCAAAACAAACGATATCTGCTACCTTGACTGCAAGAAAACCAATGACACTTAAAAGCATTGATATTGACTTTATTGGTAAAGCTCCTTCCCTGGGATACAGAACAATTCAATCATCACTTAAACATAACATTGGAAATGGTGTGTCAACCATAGGGAAAGTTGTTCTTAACAGGCAATCCGTGCAGGTGGACATGTCCCTCCTTGATAAAGGCGACGAAAGTACGACCGACATCAAGGGTCAGATAGATGTCAAAACATCATTCCGTCAGCTTAAAACCGCAACCGTAACATTTTCTCACAGGAACGATGGAAGACAGATTGATACCAGCGCGCTGTTGAAATACAACAAGAAACAATATGGCATAGAAAGCTCAATGAAGGGCAAACTTCGTGGCTTAGAAGTGAACACTGATGGTGACATTAAAATACAGCTTCCGTCTGATACGATCAGAGCAACTTGGGGACACAAGAATTCTATGTCTGAAATCATAACAACATCTGAAATTACTTGGGACAATAAACGTGTGTTTGTAAGTTTCAAGGGACTACAAGATCTTAGTCTTCCGACTGGAACACTCTCTGCAGCGTTGGAAATCCAAACACCATTCAACGTCATTAAAGATGTTGTTTTCCAACTGAATCATCTTCACAAAACTGGCAAAATTGATTCAACACTCATGGTCACTAATAACGGTAACAGCTTGGCAACAATTGaaggtaaatatttaaatgaaaatggaaaaataacATCACGATTCTCTACTTCAAATCCAGGTATAGTCTATTAACACCGTTCTGACGCTGATAGAATTAAACCCAATGACAGGCCGTTTGAAATGCCCAAATGACACCCACTAAAAACTCACCACTGACGGATCAATTAATAAATCCAAATGGAGATATAGATACATCACTAACTATTTCACTTCCTAACAGGCCAGCCATTGAACTTTCAGCATCAAGACAAAAGGAAGGTCCATCAGTTAATTCAGTTATATCACTGAAATACGAAGACAGCAAGGCCATTCGCCTTGATAGTCTCCATCGCACTGGTGCAGTGAAACAACTCAAATTAAAGTTTACATCTCCATTTACTTCGGAATATTCTGCTGAAGGTGTGTTCCAGGCATCAAGAAATAGCATCAGAGCAAATGCTAATATTGAGGCAGAACCTTTGCTTAGCAGATGGTCGGTTACGGCAAGTTTAGACAGGACTAACGGAATCTCTGGAAACTTGAAGGTAAACACACCATATCCTGCTGTTTCCTACAGCCAGATTTCCATTCTAAGTGAAATAGTAGACGGCTCCAGACAGTCATCAGTTGTAGCTGAATATGTTCCAGGTCGTATTGTAAAACTGACCAGCATGTACCTTTTCAAATCTAATAAAGACATGCAAGTCTCCTTGGAATTATCAACACCTTTTGAAATCATATCACATGCTTCTACAGCTTTCAGACACCAAGGTGGTTTGTCAGCTTTCTCAAATTACGGTGAAGTTGAATACAAATCAGAAAAGATTTCTGTTGAGTCTAAATTTTCGATGACTAATGGTATTCAGAGTTCAATCCATATAAAATCTCCTTACACACAGGATGTTTCTGGGTCTATTCGACATGACGGTACTATGAATAACTTTGCAAGTCATGGTGAAGTTACATGGGGAAAGACAGTTTCGGCAGATTTAAAACATGAAGGATCATACAAAAGATTTTCCAGTTCTGCAAAGGTATCTTCTGACAGCTCCAGTTATTCTGGAAATATCAACTTTAATCTTGGGCCAAAAATGTCTACTGAAATATCTATTGAAACTCCGatagaaaagtttgaaaatgtgcGTATTTCACATGCATTTGAAGGCCATTTCTCAAAATTTACCAACCATGCTGAAATATCATCCTCTGGCTTTGGAACCATTTCATCTGATGTAAATTCTGTTTTTGAGAATTCTATTTCATTGACAGTTTCAGCACAAACACCATTTACGAATTTCAGGGATATGAAAGCAGTATTTACACATGAAGGCAGCCTTTCTCGCTTTACAACACATGTTGAATTTCAGAACGGATTATCTAAATATTCTGGAGACATGAAACTTAATACAGAACAAGCTGTTAGTTTTGAAACAAT
The sequence above is a segment of the Mercenaria mercenaria strain notata chromosome 3, MADL_Memer_1, whole genome shotgun sequence genome. Coding sequences within it:
- the LOC123525924 gene encoding apolipophorins-like is translated as MGLTLFFVIALAARTFAGPIQEVSIRDQCARQCTVSSKFNYETGQTYEFNYETEIRTAIQGASEDQAGVDLSAKVYLDLLSKCEMVMRLSDVRLTEQDPETSTMIAVTSDLISGLEQNPLTVSFQDGNIEELCLSKPESDKILNIKRGIMSLIQNNMDDINKDQKVTEVDVSGKCETEYTSKDKGWYNKLITKSKNLLGCTGRQGSNTAIHGIPYSSNSGVQSVPLIKSTHEVQQEFVKSTGRLQSATCHEEHTFVPFSRSGSGAITHSTQTLTFVKEYKSRSKPEQISVRVPIQFQHSSGISAEQTRKDMEQKLMDICRNTKDGITPETPNLFTSLVRTMKAMESKDLVDIYQKIKNKEICSVNNDRVRKFFLDAIPMSGTIDSLKLMVKLLTSGQVTGLDADMWMTSLAFIQNPSIEMLAEAKSLLSMKTNEEKAMLSVSSLVHTVCKNNPSCDNFLEVKKIISLLESKIAPSCKISDDTFRTSLLALRAIGNAGYGTSTIPTLTKCFKRTENPIEIRLSAIETFRRIPCKADKSTVLSIFVDTEEDSEVRIAAYKSLMECPSDYLISKVKGMLGKEEVNQVGSYVWSHLTNLMETSNPHKQAIKSVLEDEILQKEFNMDNRKFSRNYEKSLLLEKINTGAVAEGDLIWSSKSFIPRSAMVNLTVDLFGNAINLFEIGGRIEGLEYFLESYFGPNGYFSENDVQQAVEETAVDVVKTDKVKRIDKRNNRVMDELRGSLYMRVFGNELRYMNFQGLDSLFSQNSFNFLDMMMKFSKENDYQYTHSSMFMDSSIIVPTSSGFPLNLTVNGTATMDFKASGKMDVMKFPTMDIRGIIKPSAAVVVSSQMGVDALDTQVGVKMVSTLHSSTSVQGKVSLSEGSIVNVEFDLPEEKQEIISVSSSFYTIHRHMEREQKMITVNRREHNACTGSKLAKITGLELCGELSFPNASLVENAPYFPITGPVKAGISLYKRDTRMTGYKLEARSTHNADENIVRVAFTTPNSRTDRNFALDLNLNKVQGALDASFSSPWKKADFKGTFINEKTNKGISGKMNWDGSVRFDVKANLQSERSGPGMLYSPTIQISIPGMNKVGLSGTVKYAAWKNFETDLSLTGIKSTPISVKSSIQNKAKIMSASASLQVSPKQVYSVDSSVQTTEYKKKIVYKSQISIRSPSQELLAFAGTYTNVYGKNIELDIVVDKLVEKPVMLKTNLITKSFRRGRLQKIVRVDFRSKVMDIKMKNKFDNRNGKTFATDTDLTYVIRRYARDNIKLVTKVINQSSKSLMKARASMNLASKRNPAANLKLIGNLNHNKRHSEIETDIAYGPDFKDANKQVSFSMSMDRAIKSLSQASATLNGKLLVGSGFRIITKLDHSHDPKSLDSNVMLRINKDAVTSSLSLKDASTDLKSLSGQFELELPGKSIVVSQIVKENAPNDFTSTMNAKYGKSKNTIVTSWKKVAPSALTISSDIDLSSADPIKINAEYTFGPEQYKFGGSFQKATSKYSAVVTSQVEIGKSIQISTDLECPSRHVIGNFEGSKSNNKYISRADVRWNADRDDTQRITINGNGQMSSLADVDGSFTVQYPGRTVAVNVRNSIGKKYATHVDFQWEPKKIISFDSTFGDYSKSDSREIISTIKLGTPFITLKSLDITLDHQINSGMYQTKLDAQWNPKQTISATLTARKPMTLKSIDIDFIGKAPSLGYRTIQSSLKHNIGNGVSTIGKVVLNRQSVQVDMSLLDKGDESTTDIKGQIDVKTSFRQLKTATVTFSHRNDGRQIDTSALLKYNKKQYGIESSMKGKLRGLEVNTDGDIKIQLPSDTIRATWGHKNSMSEIITTSEITWDNKRVFVSFKGLQDLSLPTGTLSAALEIQTPFNVIKDVVFQLNHLHKTGKIDSTLMVTNNGNSLATIEGKYLNENGKITSRFSTSNPGIVY